The Brachyhypopomus gauderio isolate BG-103 unplaced genomic scaffold, BGAUD_0.2 sc140, whole genome shotgun sequence genome contains a region encoding:
- the LOC143500301 gene encoding uncharacterized protein LOC143500301 isoform X1: MPLLEDYMNMVRDLEQGWAPGESNITLTKRRERLRAVCVFVCLCVCVCLCGCFCVCLRHREGANRFLKVSHTTSECVERHNQALSARTAELQDLRRQLSNTPLETAQLRASLAEKDVVITVRPLTFLSDFRIKPEGVVCGPGSESPARRETAELERAAPEKDQLSVRLLEWRSVSESALTSPTTDDGQSGSPCLTPGAAETRDLSTSVMRVFQGGEVGVCAVVDGLQCDGKLQKQQLADTQQLLQTVQVELQVHEQIRDSTHTGAGEGRVSMSPLVGPGEGCVCADSGTVDLSELLSEVHRLHLQLERSVQTNTALLQKLEQQLLTRSDAPSTININYLLPTTDEGFKSEKPPQHSRPGSSSPAHDSGSSVGCSSPAPSRLVPGHRLWADGHVRHVLGLVEDYSALRKQAKRLTADMNTQLHEGHSVGVCVWGHCQALSAELEQRDGELGVEKRNSLKRDKTIQGLSLLLKEKEKKVEELYGNLEEKQKILAKTREALHKAQFQKHQACSLKQEELNRLQQTTKQLSEDLHSTKNSSQTLKHRLEVMDRENKALSAELEQRDGELSVERRNSLKRDKTIQGLSLLLKEKEEEVEELYDNLEKKEKILAKTREALHKAQLQKHQDYMNMVWDLEQDRAPGGSDLMLTKLREKLREKEKALEIALDEKFVAVEEKENEVHMLQLSVWEKEREVERLNILLSHNEETINEKVDDVQSEAAEGRDAHSQDKLKEEETEMDEEEKSGEYSIAKLILTCVLRVILARLN, translated from the exons ATGCCATTGCTTGAG gactaTATGAACATGGTGCGGGACCTGGAGCAGGGCTGGGCGCCAGGAGAAAGTAACATAACGCTGACCAAgcggagagagaggctgagggctgtgtgtgtgtttgtttgtttgtgtgtatgtgtgtgtttgtgtgggtgtttctgtgtgtgtttgaggcacAGAGAGGGAGCAAACAGATTTCTGAAAGTCAGTCACACTACATCA gaatgtgTGGAGAGACATAATCAGGCTCTGTCAGCACGCACAGCTGAACTGCAGGACCTGCGCAGGCAGCTAAGTAACACACCCTTAGAGACGGCCCAGCTGCGAGCCTCGCTGGCTGAGAAGGACGTGGTCATTACCGTGAGACCTTTGACCTTTCTCTCAGACTTCAGGATTAAACCtgagggtgttgtgtgtggccCTGGTTCAGAATCACCGGCACGACGGGAGACAGCAGAGCTTGAGAGAGCTGCACCGGAGAAGGACCAGCTCAGCGTCCGGCTGCTGGAATGGAGGAGTGTGTCTGAGTCAGCCCTGACCTCACCGACTACAGACGATGGGCAGAGTGGATCACCCTGTCTGACCCCCGGGGCAGCAGAGACCCGAGACTTGAGCACCAGTGTGATGCGTGTATTCCAGGGTGGAGAGGTTGGGGTCTGCGCTGTAGTTGACGG gctgcaGTGTGACGGTAAACTCCAGAAGCAGCAGTTGGCAGACACTCAGCAGCTCCTGCAGACAGTACAGGTGGAACTGCAGGTGCACGAGCAGATCagggactccacacacactggcgcag GCGAGGGGCGTGTCAGTATGTCCCCATTGGTTGGTccaggtgaggggtgtgtctgTGCCGACTCCGGGACGGTAGACCTCAGTGAGCTGCTGAGTGAGGTGCACAGGCTCCACCTACAGCTGGAGAGGAGCGTCCAGACCAACACGGCGCTGCTCCAGAAACTGGAGCAGCAGTTACTGACCCGCAGTGACGCGCCATCCACCATCAACATCAACTACTTACTGCCcaccacag atgagGGCTTTAAGTCAGAGAAGCCCCCTCAGCACTCACGCCCAGGGTCCTCCAGTCCCGCTCACG acagtgGTAGCTCTGTGGGGTGTAGCTCCCCAGCTCCCTCAAGGCTGGTGCCGGGTCACAGGTTGTGGGCGGATGGTCATGTCCGTCATGTCCTGGGCCTGGTGGAGGACTACAGCGCTCTGCGCAAACAAGCCAAGAGACTCACGgcagacatgaacacacagcTGCACGAGGGACACAgtgtaggcgtgtgtgtgtggggtcactGCCAGGCTCTGTCGGCTGAGCTGGAGCAGAGGGATGGTGAGTTGGGTGTGGAGAAGAGGAACTCTCTGAAGAGAGACAAGACCATCCAGGGTCTGAGCCTCCTGctcaaggagaaggagaaaaag gttgaGGAGTTGTATGGTAATTTGGAGGAGAAGCAGAAGATTCTTGCCAAGACCAGAGAAGCACTTCACAAAGCCCAGTTTCAGAAGCACCAG gcatGCTCACTGAAGCAGGAGGAGTTGAACAGGCTGCAGCAGACTACCAAGCAGCTGAGCGAAGATCTTCACTCCACCAAGAACAGCAGCCAAACACTTAAACACAGACTGGAGGTGATGGACCGTGAGAACaag GCTCTCTCGGCTGAGCTGGAGCAGAGGGATGGTGAGTTGAGTGTGGAGAGGAGGAACTCTCTGAAGAGAGACAAGACCATCCAGGGTCTGAGTCTCCTGCTcaaggagaaggaggaagag gttgaGGAGTTGTATGATAATttggagaagaaagagaagattCTTGCCAAGACCAGAGAAGCACTTCACAAAGCCCAGCTTCAAAAGCACCAG gacTACATGAACATGGTGTGGGACCTGGAGCAGGACCGGGCGCCAGGAGGAAGTGACCTCATGCTGACCAAGCTGAGAGAGAAgctgagggagaaggagaaggctCTGGAG attgcgCTGGATGAGAAGTTTGTGGctgtggaggagaaggagaatgaGGTCCACATGCTTCAGCTGAGCGtgtgggagaaggagagagaggtggagcgcCTGAACATCCTGCTTTCACACAATGAGGAGACCATCaat GAGAAAGTTGACGATGTTCAGAGCGAGGCTGCGGAAGGGAGAGACGCCCACAGCCAGGACaagctgaaggaggaggagacagaaatGGATGAGGAAGAGAAGAGTGGGGAGTACAGCATCGCCAAGCTAATTTTAACTTGTGTGCTGAGAGTGATTTTGGCCCGTCTTAATTAA
- the LOC143500301 gene encoding uncharacterized protein LOC143500301 isoform X2 encodes MPLLEDYMNMVRDLEQGWAPGESNITLTKRRERLRAVCVFVCLCVCVCLCGCFCVCLRHREGANRFLKVSHTTSECVERHNQALSARTAELQDLRRQLSNTPLETAQLRASLAEKDVVITVRPLTFLSDFRIKPEGVVCGPGSESPARRETAELERAAPEKDQLSVRLLEWRSVSESALTSPTTDDGQSGSPCLTPGAAETRDLSTSVMRVFQGGEVGVCAVVDGLQCDGKLQKQQLADTQQLLQTVQVELQVHEQIRDSTHTGAGEGRVSMSPLVGPGEGCVCADSGTVDLSELLSEVHRLHLQLERSVQTNTALLQKLEQQLLTRSDAPSTININYLLPTTDEGFKSEKPPQHSRPGSSSPAHDSGSSVGCSSPAPSRLVPGHRLWADGHVRHVLGLVEDYSALRKQAKRLTADMNTQLHEGHSVGVCVWGHCQALSAELEQRDGELGVEKRNSLKRDKTIQGLSLLLKEKEKKVEELYGNLEEKQKILAKTREALHKAQFQKHQACSLKQEELNRLQQTTKQLSEDLHSTKNSSQTLKHRLEVMDRENKALSAELEQRDGELSVERRNSLKRDKTIQGLSLLLKEKEEEVEELYDNLEKKEKILAKTREALHKAQLQKHQDYMNMVWDLEQDRAPGGSDLMLTKLREKLREKEKALEVQLRWMRSLWLWRRRRMRSTCFS; translated from the exons ATGCCATTGCTTGAG gactaTATGAACATGGTGCGGGACCTGGAGCAGGGCTGGGCGCCAGGAGAAAGTAACATAACGCTGACCAAgcggagagagaggctgagggctgtgtgtgtgtttgtttgtttgtgtgtatgtgtgtgtttgtgtgggtgtttctgtgtgtgtttgaggcacAGAGAGGGAGCAAACAGATTTCTGAAAGTCAGTCACACTACATCA gaatgtgTGGAGAGACATAATCAGGCTCTGTCAGCACGCACAGCTGAACTGCAGGACCTGCGCAGGCAGCTAAGTAACACACCCTTAGAGACGGCCCAGCTGCGAGCCTCGCTGGCTGAGAAGGACGTGGTCATTACCGTGAGACCTTTGACCTTTCTCTCAGACTTCAGGATTAAACCtgagggtgttgtgtgtggccCTGGTTCAGAATCACCGGCACGACGGGAGACAGCAGAGCTTGAGAGAGCTGCACCGGAGAAGGACCAGCTCAGCGTCCGGCTGCTGGAATGGAGGAGTGTGTCTGAGTCAGCCCTGACCTCACCGACTACAGACGATGGGCAGAGTGGATCACCCTGTCTGACCCCCGGGGCAGCAGAGACCCGAGACTTGAGCACCAGTGTGATGCGTGTATTCCAGGGTGGAGAGGTTGGGGTCTGCGCTGTAGTTGACGG gctgcaGTGTGACGGTAAACTCCAGAAGCAGCAGTTGGCAGACACTCAGCAGCTCCTGCAGACAGTACAGGTGGAACTGCAGGTGCACGAGCAGATCagggactccacacacactggcgcag GCGAGGGGCGTGTCAGTATGTCCCCATTGGTTGGTccaggtgaggggtgtgtctgTGCCGACTCCGGGACGGTAGACCTCAGTGAGCTGCTGAGTGAGGTGCACAGGCTCCACCTACAGCTGGAGAGGAGCGTCCAGACCAACACGGCGCTGCTCCAGAAACTGGAGCAGCAGTTACTGACCCGCAGTGACGCGCCATCCACCATCAACATCAACTACTTACTGCCcaccacag atgagGGCTTTAAGTCAGAGAAGCCCCCTCAGCACTCACGCCCAGGGTCCTCCAGTCCCGCTCACG acagtgGTAGCTCTGTGGGGTGTAGCTCCCCAGCTCCCTCAAGGCTGGTGCCGGGTCACAGGTTGTGGGCGGATGGTCATGTCCGTCATGTCCTGGGCCTGGTGGAGGACTACAGCGCTCTGCGCAAACAAGCCAAGAGACTCACGgcagacatgaacacacagcTGCACGAGGGACACAgtgtaggcgtgtgtgtgtggggtcactGCCAGGCTCTGTCGGCTGAGCTGGAGCAGAGGGATGGTGAGTTGGGTGTGGAGAAGAGGAACTCTCTGAAGAGAGACAAGACCATCCAGGGTCTGAGCCTCCTGctcaaggagaaggagaaaaag gttgaGGAGTTGTATGGTAATTTGGAGGAGAAGCAGAAGATTCTTGCCAAGACCAGAGAAGCACTTCACAAAGCCCAGTTTCAGAAGCACCAG gcatGCTCACTGAAGCAGGAGGAGTTGAACAGGCTGCAGCAGACTACCAAGCAGCTGAGCGAAGATCTTCACTCCACCAAGAACAGCAGCCAAACACTTAAACACAGACTGGAGGTGATGGACCGTGAGAACaag GCTCTCTCGGCTGAGCTGGAGCAGAGGGATGGTGAGTTGAGTGTGGAGAGGAGGAACTCTCTGAAGAGAGACAAGACCATCCAGGGTCTGAGTCTCCTGCTcaaggagaaggaggaagag gttgaGGAGTTGTATGATAATttggagaagaaagagaagattCTTGCCAAGACCAGAGAAGCACTTCACAAAGCCCAGCTTCAAAAGCACCAG gacTACATGAACATGGTGTGGGACCTGGAGCAGGACCGGGCGCCAGGAGGAAGTGACCTCATGCTGACCAAGCTGAGAGAGAAgctgagggagaaggagaaggctCTGGAGGTACA attgcgCTGGATGAGAAGTTTGTGGctgtggaggagaaggagaatgaGGTCCACATGCTTCAGCTGA